ATCCaacttctcctgcccttggacatcagagctCTTGATCTCAGGCCTCTGGACTCTGAAACCAGTGCCCCAATACCCCCTTCCCAGGCCTTTGGACCAGGACAGAATTACcccactggctttcctggctcTTCAGTGTGCAGACGGCAGATTGTGAAACTTCTTAGCCTCTATAATTGTgggagccaattcccataataagtCTCCTCTTACCCATCTATATATATGCTATTgactgtttctttggagaacacTGATGGATCAGATAATAGGATCTTTATGAGGTCATAAAACATACTATTTTTGTTTATGGAAAAATATTATGATTTCTGATATGTAGCAGTTGCAGGTGATGATAGGGTCTAGAGTGTGGCCTTGGAAATAGAGGCTAAAGTGAAATGAAGTTGTAGTTTCACTGTAATTGATGAGACCTTTTAAACAGAAGGCAGTGATGCTACTTGGTTCATTCAACTGCTTTTGAAATTAGAAATGATAATGCTGGGATATGagatagaaagaaagatggaGACATGTCAGAATATGTCTTCTAAAATACAGTGATCATTTTTCTATTAGGGAAATACATTTTAATGACCAAGATAGGCTATTCATAATCACATGAATTATTTCCCCTCTTCAAGCTGCTAGACAAATGCATAATGAAAATGTCAGAGATTGCTCTGCCGGCTGTCTCAAGTAATAGCCTTAGAGCTGTCAGCAGTGAGTTAATATAAACATGCATATTTGGCTTTGTAAGCATGCTAGAATCTTAAATTTTCCTCTAGGacatacaaaattaaaacaataaaaggtCATAGATTCATATTTACCCTTGGCTGAAGTCATTGtggctgttttttaaaatcctgggttataatcataagaaaaagaaatatcataaGACCCAGTACTTAATGGTCCAGCAACTGCACTATAATTAGCCTATACACATTTAGAATGACATGAAATTATAATTAGTGAATAATGGCATTAAGAACATTAAGAAGATTACTAGAGTAACCTCACTCTAATGTGCTGTTTAGAAATGATCCCATTTTACACTATATGTATTAGATTTCCTAAATTCTCTTTTGCTGAACTCTTTGCAGTGAGGGTACAGTTGTATCAGTCGGCATTTTCCTTCCAGAAAACACAAAGTAGCATCAAAATACTAATTTGGTATcataaaaaaaattgtggctCTTTTATGCTCTTAAAAACCAGCACTCATTTATCTTTTAGCTGGATCTGCCTAGgaagtatgttttaaaatcatatttacaCACTTTCATAACTTAGTTGTGTGCACAAAACAGTCCCCCCAGCTAGAACTCAGAGTTGCTATTTTACCCTGGAGTATACTTTGCTATTTCCCTTTATAATTAATGCATTGTGAATCCCATTAGCATCGTTACACAGGTTCATCTCTATCTGCTGTAGAAAAACACTGTATTCAGTCACATTTCCTCTGCACTGTTGCAAGTTTTATTTTCAACTAAAACTACAGCAGggtaaaaattttatgtaaactaaAAATGGATAGTGGGGTACAAGTCTGGAGAATGAATACTTTGTGGTGGAAAATTTATCTCCGCAAAGATCTTCTCATTTAACTGCAGATAACTCCTTGAAGTAGGGATTTGTAAGTATAAATCTTATGGgtaatttaaaaaagattttagcAAAATCAACTAATATTTAATTACAAAACACTCTCAGTTGTATACTGTGATCCGTATCTGCTTTTCTGTATTTCAGCTTATCTGGTTTTTGCCTCTTGCATTGCTTTGTCACATGCCTTCTCAAGACTTATTACTCAAGGGATACCAGACAAATCCATTTCGTAGCTTCAATTACTAAGGtaggaagataaaaataataaagagcagtGGAATAGAAGCATTATTACTAGTTGCTAGTTGCCACCAAGGGCACAACCAAGCAAAGAGCCAAGTAAATGTAGAAATGTAGAAAATGactgttttttttccaaaaactttattcttttctaataaaaatgatatatgttCATTATAAAAAGTTTCAAATACACAAGAGTCTGAAGAATGTAAAGATCACCCAAATACCACAGCCCAGAAAAAAAACATCCTTAACATTTGGTGAAGATCTCTCTATGAAACATAcattatcttaaaatattcaatgttATAAATGAGCTCATATTCAACATATATTCTGTAGTCTGCTTTTTGATTCAATAATATTTTGGGAACATATATCCATAGCAATAAacatatatctaaatatttttaaatgacaactgCATGGAATTTATTTAATCCATCTTTTACTGAAGGATGTTTCAGTTGTTTCCAATGTTTTAATATCATAAACATCATGAAATATACCTTTGGGCTCATGTTTGAAGACCTGGACAACTTTTATTCattaggataaattcctaaacaAACTGCTGGGTAAAGGTGTATCAACATTTAGGTTTTCATACATGTTGCCAAATTGCCTTCTAGAAAGGTTCTACCAATTTTCACTCCTGCCAGTAGTGAACAAGAATTCCATTTTTGTCAATTGCTTTATCTTTGCCAATATGGGAggacaaaattaataataataaaataaaataacacatttttattagCTGTTTTCATGTTCAAATAGaggatacttttaatttttaagttattcttTTTCAAGGCAGATATTTCCTGGACTTGAATAAAGTGTTTTTGGTTTGTATTCTCATTCCACCAGTAGTATGACTTAGGGCAAGAGCCAACTCCtttatgcttcattttttttaatctaatagaTCAAGGAAATGGAAACCGGCTCAATAGGTTGTTTAAAGCTTAAGAGATGTGTGAATGCACCTAGCACCTACTAGACACAACAATGAGCCTGCATTTCCGCAAGTAAGCCATTCCTACCTCCTTACCCCCCATTCCAATTAATGTTTGTctatgagaatattttaaaattcaagagcCAATGTAAAACTCTGTAAATATTATCTTgctatttatagagatgaccagAAAAGTTTGCAATGATGCAGATGACATCCATAATGAGTCTCTTAAATGAAGGTTTGGCAGGCAATACAGgtcttttgaataaaaatgtCTCCCaggaaaatacttgcaaatcaagCCCACAGACCATCAAGTATATATAAATGATTTGGAACGGGAAGACagatacaaaacacaaaaaacatcaGTTTATTTCCTGCCAGAACACTGGTTTTTCATTGCTTAGACATGGTTTGGGAATATTTTCCACCATAGAGAAAATTTATAAGCAACACATACAACGACTAATCTTCTTTTCAAAGATATCTCAGATATTAGTATTTAAAATTAGTAGCTTTTATTCAAGaatgatgaaatggaataatTTAAGCAATGATTGATTATATTCTGAATACTAGAAAGATAAACTTCGGGTGCAATCTAGATGACAATCTTGATTCTGAAGATGCTTTGAAGGACtatttgattcattcattttacaaatatttgttgaaccaTATTATGCACCACGTACTGTGCCAGCCATTAGGGATCCAAAAATGAGCAGGACATAGACCTTTTCCCTCAGGGAACCTGCAGTTTTGTGgaagaagaaatataatttaacagGCAACTCCAGTATCACGTGATAGTGACCTGAGGTTTGTGTAGGTGCCCCAGACCCCCGGAAGATGCCATCAGTATCCAAACAAATGCCCCAAAGAAACCACATACCAATAGAAGAATAGAATCTGTCACAATTGCCAGCCACAAAGCACACCATAAACTACTTAGTGCATATGAATAGCAAAGTGAGGTCCACCATGGGATTATCAGTTACACAACAGGACAAGGAGAAAACCTCTCTGAACCCATTTGGGAGAGCTGGAAGAGGAGCCAGGACCTATGACAGGAGAACCACCCTGAGATTTATTCACTCacatataagctccatgagggcagtgaGCTTTGCTGGTTTCCATCTGCACTGTAGCCCCAGctcctagaatagtgcctgataCAAAGGAAGCCATTGCTaagtatttattcaatgaatgGAAGTTTGGATGGATGGATTCATTTAACTCATATCAAGTAACtgcagtgggtgcctgtagcaGAGAAGTTGTAGCAGAGGAGTAGGATAGTGAAAAAGGCAGGAGACATGGTACCTACTAAAAATCTGTGGAATCAACAAATGACTTTTCACATCCATCCCTTTTCATAGGAGCTTGAACTGGCAGTGACTCCATTGTGCAATTTGGAACACAAGAAAAAGCATGGATTTTGAAGTCAGACAAatgtgagttcaaatcctggctcctccAGATCTGGAAGGACCTGATGGGAGGACTGGGAGGACTTGATTTTAGCAAGTTAGTTTCCTGACTCAGTGTCCTCACCTTATTATAAGATGGGATCCACACCTTCAGGGTGACTCTAAGGGTTAACCAGAAAAAAACATGCAAAGCTCTAGACCCAGTTCCCTTCACCCTTACCCCATTTTTCTGGCATTAGGGATGGTTGTGCACAGCTGCTGTGGATCCCCAATTCCTTGAATAGCCATCCTGAGTGCTTCGTCAGtgctcttttctatttctcttaatTCCGTATCTCTTTTCAGAAACCTTCTCCAAGAAGCCTTCTTCATCCTCTCAAAAACGCATAGTAATCTATTCCTTCTTCTCGCCCTTTCAGCATTTACTTCGGTTGCATTGGTGTGTGGTTCAAATAACAGATGTCACTGAACTGTTGACTTGGGTAGATGCCCTGTCTTCCTTACTAAACTGTGTCTTACTTTGTACCTTAGTAGCTAATGCAGTGCTTTGCTTCTagcagatgcttaataaatgctacTCATGATAAACCTCACTTCCTGTACTCATCAGTCCTCAGGTCATTAAAGTTGTTTTACACAGGGTGATGTGCCACCCTATAAAACTACAATATTATGCAGTGAGTCACAGATCATTACAACTCCCAAGAAGTCAATAAAATTGATTATGTCAGAAATCCCATACCTgttttcaaaaacaacaaaatgttttctCCATGTGTTTGGGCATTATAAAATGGGACAAAAGCCTGAAGCTTAGTAAATAGGATCTGCCTGGAGGATTGCTCAGAGTGCATTACAAAAATGAGAGTAAATGAAATTATGAATTCATGTTTGCTGATCAGAGGGAACACCCGGAGACTCATTCTTGCTTTCTTATGTATCTTGGTCTCCACATCATGAAACTATAAAGGTATCCTCTTATTACCCATAGAAAGTTGCAACATTTAATTCATATCAACTAACGCTTATTAATACACCCACTAGAAGGCAAATCTAGTCAGGAAGACTGAATCACTCAACAGAAGATTTGGTACTTCCCAGCCACAGTGGCATCTGCTTACCACAACGTTAATCAGGTCACTGCCAGCTTATCTGACTTCATCTTTGAGGTGTCCAAAATAGTTATACTCTAGAAAGATGATCTAGTCAATAAGATGATTGGTCAACAATCTTTCTAGAGCTCCCACTCTGTGCTAACCAACATCCTATGTAATAGGATGAATgtaacagaatgaaaagaaaggatccTTTTCTCAAAAAACATACCAGTGATGGAAAGGTAGGATCTACCAATCTATAACAATTTAAGAGCACCTTAAGGCAGCGATTTTCACGGATGTGAAGAGCGGGCTTCACATCAttggcatcagcatcacctgggaactcatTAGAAAGCAAAATTTCTAACCCCAGACCTATTGCATCAGAAGCTGGGTGGACCCAGCAATCTGCGTTTTTAACCAGCTTTCCAAGTCATTCTGATGCATACTACAGTTTGAGAAACCCTGCTTTAAGTCAGCTAAGCAAGTTCAAATCAACATAATACCAAGAGATTATATGTGCGGAGTAACTGCATGGGCCTGGTGTTAATCAGAGCTTCCTTAATGACCCTTCATTGAATGTATTGGTGGGGGTCCATATTCTAAGTGAAAAACAGTTTAACACAGAGTCAATTCTTGATGATCTCTTTTGTGAATTATTAGTGGCAACTTCACATGATTCCAGGCTAAATTTCCCAATTCAGCCAATATAATCTCAGATTACATCTCTAAAATAAGCTAAATTGGGCTCAGAATGGTTTGCAACATGTAAACCAAATGTCAAAGACTTTTGCTGCTTCCTTTTATTAACATGTGTAATCAAGAGTTGCCAATCTAGCACAGGTCACAggaataaaagttatatgaagtTTAGTCCAACCCTTTCATATGTGTGGTGATCAGATGGGGCAGAGAGCTCTGAGCAGCCAGATACTGCACAGAGCAGTGGTGGGCATGGGTTCTCCCAGCTGCTTACCAAGGGCCTGTATAAAGCCTGTCAATCAGACTAAGACTTACTGTGATTTTAATCTCACTTCGTGCTTTTTTGGAAAATTGTAACTCCATGTTTCTGACCTTGGTCTGTTAATCTCACCCTGATTCCtgatgattttcttctttgattaGTTGTTCTTCAACATGGAATCTAATGTGAATATGATTAACCCAACCATACTGACtcaccaagaaaataaaataaaacaaaagacatgAGCCTATTCCTCTGCTGGACAAGAAACTAGAGGTTTACCCTTCTATTACAAGCTCCTTGGAGAGGAAGATTCAATAAATCctctgaaaattgttttcttcagtGTTTCTATCCATCATCATAAGGAGTCATTATCCTCCCTTTGTTAATTTATTCGGCAATGTTTATTATAGCTGAATTATTGATTATGTGGCTTCATAGGGGTAATTTAATTCAACTTAATTTATAAGGAAACACCTGCTCTGTGTAGGATGACACATTAGGCTCTGAAGAGATGGCCCTTACACACTCAGGGAGTATGACAGACAGAGTAATggtcccccaaagatgtccatgtcccaATTCcagaaacctgtgaatatgttactttacacGAGAAAACGGACTTTGCAGGtgtaattaaattaaggatctgaGACACAGAGATTTTCCTGGCTTATATGAGTGGGCCCAGTGAAATCACAAAGGTCTTTATAAAAGACATGCAGAAGGGCCAGAATGAGAGGAAGAGGGTAGTGAAGATGCggtgagacagaaagagagagggagatctGAAATGTCacgttgctggctttgaagacggaggaagaggccatgagccaaagaaggcaggtggcctctagaagctggaaaaggcaaggcagTGAGTTCTCCCCAACAGCCTCCAGAAAGAATGCTAAGgaattctgacctccagaactgcaaaataattaatttatgttactttaagtcactaaatttgtgataatctgttacaaaaacaatagaaaactaatatagggAGTTTACAACCTAGTAAAAGAgatgaaggctgggcgcggtggctcacgcctgtaatcccagcactttgggaggccaggcaggtggattatgaggtcaggagatcgagaccatcctgcctaacatggtgaaaccccgtctctactaaaaatacaaaaaattagccgggcgtagtggcgggcgcctgtagtcccagctactcgggaggctgaggcaggagaatggcgtgaacccgggaggcagaccctgcggtgagccgagattgtgccactgcactccagcctggacgacagagcgagactccatctcaaaaaaaaaaaaaaaaaaaaaagagataagacaAGCAGCTTTGATATAATTCAGAAagtgataaatataaaatagaaatacaaagaaattgcTGTGGAAATACTGATAAAGGGAGTACTTCTGGTTGTAGAGATTAGGGAAGCTTCCAGGAGGTGGCTGTTTTGTAGAGCTCTGATGATTGGTAGGATTTCAAAAGAGGGAGATCCAAGAAACAACAGGAATGAAGGCCCAGAGTTGAAAGGTGTAGATTAAACAAAAAGCTGACCTAGGCCCTTCACCAGCCATTTTCTCAGGAATAAAAATTACTTGATGGACATTTCACATAGTCTCCTTAAGATATAATAGGTCACtaagtctgtttttaaaaagctgtaataATAGTCAATACAGGATAAACTGTCCTAAGAGTTTAGGATAGATCTtgggaagaaatcccctttcaaCACAGAGCATGCCGTAGCTAAGGGTGAACCTGGCtcattttcagacaagcaagCTAGTCAGGGATTAACCAAAAAACAAGAGGGGTCAATCAGAATAACAAGGTGATTCTTTCCAAAGGTATCTATTAACATTTACAAATTAGACATTTCCTACAACCCTTGCAAGCAAGCTAAACCAAACGATGGAATCCAACTGAATGTTCTTGGCAGATGGAGGCTCTGAGGACTCACACTGAGGATGACGGAGAGGACATTACAATCCAGTCCCTTTCTGGTAGgttttgattgttttgtttgGCTGAAGTCAGAACCCATGAGCTTAAGGAATTTTGAATGGCTCTAATTGAGCGTGGATTTGGTCATGAGACAATTATCctgataaaacaattttttaaggcACTCTGTTTGAGGGtttgggaaaaaagaaatggaattatcCAGATTGTTTATCTGCATCACCCAAACTCACTATTGATCATTCTCTTGGCATTGCTTATGGAGCCAATGTCTTCCCAAGGTCATACCTATGCTCAGGTGCCTATGCAatacttgcttttttctttatcttctggtggaatttattcttttttgtactGTTCATATTCATCCCAGGAAAATTTGGAGGAACAGCTGCTCTCCACTGGCCTGCTCCTGCAAGAATGCCCTGGAGCTTCTGAAGAAGGATCCATATTTACCTTATAGGGCCTTAAGTCCTGGGATGGAACTATATACTTTGGGAACCAACTTTCTTCACAAGAAGAACTGGGCATGTTGCAAGCTTCCTCATTTCTCTTGCTCTCTGGCTTTTTGTCCAAGCTCAGAAACATAACCTCAGACTGGCTGCATTCAAAAGGAGTTTTCTGAGTCATTCTGTCTATCCTCAGGCCTTCATCAGAAGGTAGTAAATTGTTATTCTGGCTTTCATCATCTTCCACTGGAATACTTGGTACATTCTCCAGGAATAGAGGAGAAGGACACCTGAAGGACTTTAGTGATGTGGGAGGATCTTCAGCAAAATACAAGCTGGCTTGAGTACTTTCAAGAGTATTTAAAACCTAATAACAAAGAAGCAAACAGACATTAAATTAAGTTTGAAAAATCTTTCCTTTTACCTTTTATCACTCTACCTATaaagaatattctttcattttcatgaaaTTAGTTCAGCTATAGAATTTTGAATTAGAAGGGATCTTAAAGATTAGCTAACCCCCTTTATTTTGAGGAGTAAATTAAGTGACTTAAAACCAGGTATAAAAGAAACTACACTAAAGTAAATACCAAGAGACCTGACTTAAGCCTCAGATTTGCCACCAACTAGctttgtgaacttgggcaagtctcTACATTTTTTACTTCAACCATAATATGTGGAAGATTGGAAGGGAATAAGGAAATGGTAGGCCCAACCTGTAATTCTTAAAtgccagttttttgttgttgttcttgttttgtttgtttgtttgttttgttttttttgagatggagtctcactctgttgcccaggctgtggcgcagtggtataatctcggctaactgcaacctacgcctcccaggttcaggcaatcctcctgccttagcctcccaagtagctagtattacaggcacgtgccaccatgcccggctaatttttgtatttttagtagagatggggtttcgccatgttggccaggctggtttcaaactcctgacctcagctgatccacccacctcagactcccaaagtgctgggattacagtcgtgagccaggGCCCCTGACTAAATGCCAGAAGTTTTAGGGAGCTCTTTTAAAGTGCATATCCCTTGGTCCCAACATAGAGATTGTCATTCAAAAAATAAGGTGTTGAAGGTCCAGGAATCTGTATGTTAGAAGCTTCAGATGATTTGGATGTACAGCTAGATGTGAGAACCCTTGATGTAATTAATATACCATACAACATAccttcatatacacacacacacgtaattaaaaaaatacatatagagagctttacagtttacaaagtgctttcacatatattatctcatttaacctgtACAAACAACATtaatcattctcattttatagatgataaagcctgaggctcagaaaagggaAGCAGTATCATTAGTCAGTAAGGTACAGACCTGCTGTTTGACACCACATCTCTGGGCTTCCAATTCTCTGTCCCTGCACAATATATGTCATAGCTCCTTCCTGAGCCCTTGGCTCCACACAACTCTCACGGGTGGTGTCAGGCCTGGAATACAGCTCTCCTGCCTCGAAGGCCAGTGCTGTTTATATTCTGATTATGTCAACTCCTTGTTTAAAACCCTTGCATGGCTCTATGATAGACtcaggataaaatccaaactcctagAATGGAATTCATGTCCCTCTGTCATGGAAGCTTCTATTATTTTAACCACTCCAGGCTTTCCCTCACTGCTCCCCCTCCATGATGCTGAATTATCTGTGGTCTTAGCACCATGGGCTCCATCACCTTCGAGCCTTTGCAGGTATTCATTCTCTCTGCTTGGGATGTCTTTCCATCCTTACTGCTGCCTAAATCCAACCTGTTTTTCAGATCTTAGCTAAACCGTCACATCTATCAAAAAGCTTCCTTAACTTCCATGGGCTGGTGTGTATTCTGAATCCATGCTCCATGGCAACCTGGCCTTCTGTCTATCATCAGGTTTCTCTTGCTGGACCAACATTCTATGTTTACCGATCTGACTCCTCTTAACAGTGAGCTTGAGGGTAGTCATTGCATCTTGATCACTGATATATTCCCAGCACCCAATACAAAGTCTGGCACACACAGAGTAGgcattaattatttgtttatttgtgcaaataaacaaataaatgaatgggtgaTTAAGTCTATGGATAGattaataaattttagaaaatggataaggaaaatatatGCTGCATTTATAATGAGCCAGATCTCTTAATGAAGactgaacactttgggaggccaaggcgggtggatcacttgaggtcaggagtttgagaccagcctggccaacatgtgaaaccccgcctctactaaaaatacaaaaattagccaggcgtggtggctcgtgcctataatcccagctacttgggaggctgaggcagtagaatcacttgaactggggaggtggaggttgcagtgggccgagatagtgccactgcactccagcctgggcaacagagtgagactctgtctccaaaaaaaaaaaaaaaaaaaaaaaaaaagattgaataaaATATTCCCTGCAAACTGCTCATTTATGtctttacattaaattttttgtggagtcttGGTTCCACCTAGAAATGACCTCTAACAGAGTACCAAATGATGTGGCTTTTTGACCTGGAAACACTATTATGTTGGAATTCTCTGTTGGAGGCTGGATTTGTCTCATTAACAAATAATTCACTTAGATACACAATTTATCTAGTTTAGATTTTCCATGGTTCTGTGGGCTCAGTTTTGAATAAAACCATGTATATACTCACTTCATCCATTGATGGTCTTAACTTTGCCCGCGTTGCAGCACACCAGCCTGCCAAACAGAAGAGCTTGGCAGAGAAATTCCGAGGGCAGGGAGGCACTTTCTTATCTAGAAATGAGAGACATGAATCCAGGCCTCTCTTCTCCATCAATTCTCTAAGGAGATCCCGCTTGGAAGAGAGGGAGACAATTTTATCACAGAGAACTTGATCAAAAAATGACCAAGAGATAGGTGCCAGGATGAAAACAATTCTTACCAGCTGGATATGTTTTGGATCATCTAACACTACTCTACATCCTGTTAGAACTTCCATTATTACCTACAAGGAATATATAGAAAGTCAGCTGtatatcttaaaaatatacacacaatttGTTGCAACTATTAACCATGACTATGAATATAGTTCATTCTGATTAAcgactttatattttattaattgctTGATTacacaaaattaatatataagaTGAGCTAACAGGAAATCAATGAGTCAAAagttaaaactctttaaaaaattcttagaatCTAGAACATTCTTGGCAATAAACTCTCCTCCTTTGTTAACTGGCAGTTGGTACTCACAATTCCAAAGCTGTAGACGTCTGTTTTAATGGAAAGTTTCCCCTGTCTGATGTACTCTTCTGGCATGTACCACAGATGTTTACTGCTGCTGCTGGTCATATTTATGGTACAACTCTGATGTTCTAGGTGGGACCGGAAGTGTGCCATGGCAAAATCAGTTAGTTTGGGTTGAAACTGATCATCCAAAAGGATGTTTGCACTAAAATTGTGATCAGGGACAAACAAGACAAAATATCATAAAGGCACTTCAGTGTAAACAAACATACTATAAACTCACCTTCTTCATATCTGGTTAATTCAAAACACTGTCAAAATAAAGCCAAACA
The sequence above is a segment of the Pan paniscus chromosome 10, NHGRI_mPanPan1-v2.0_pri, whole genome shotgun sequence genome. Coding sequences within it:
- the IRAK3 gene encoding interleukin-1 receptor-associated kinase 3 isoform X2, with translation MAGNCGARGALSAHTLLFDLPPALLGELCAVLDSCDGALGWRGLAERLSSSWLDVRHIEKYVDQGKSGTRELLWSWAQKNKTIGDLLQVLQEMGHRRAIHLITNYGAVLSPSEKSYQEGGFPNILFKETANVTVDNVLIPEHNEKGILLKSSISFQNIIEGTRNFHKDFLIGEGEIFEVYRVEIQNLTYAVKLFKQEKKMQCKKHWKRFLSELEVLLLANILLDDQFQPKLTDFAMAHFRSHLEHQSCTINMTSSSSKHLWYMPEEYIRQGKLSIKTDVYSFGIVIMEVLTGCRVVLDDPKHIQLRDLLRELMEKRGLDSCLSFLDKKVPPCPRNFSAKLFCLAGWCAATRAKLRPSMDEVLNTLESTQASLYFAEDPPTSLKSFRCPSPLFLENVPSIPVEDDESQNNNLLPSDEGLRIDRMTQKTPFECSQSEVMFLSLDKKPESKRNEEACNMPSSSCEESWFPKYIVPSQDLRPYKVNMDPSSEAPGHSCRSRPVESSCSSKFSWDEYEQYKKE
- the IRAK3 gene encoding interleukin-1 receptor-associated kinase 3 isoform X1, producing MAGNCGARGALSAHTLLFDLPPALLGELCAVLDSCDGALGWRGLAERLSSSWLDVRHIEKYVDQGKSGTRELLWSWAQKNKTIGDLLQVLQEMGHRRAIHLITNYGAVLSPSEKSYQEGGFPNILFKETANVTVDNVLIPEHNEKGILLKSSISFQNIIEGTRNFHKDFLIGEGEIFEVYRVEIQNLTYAVKLFKQEKKMQCKKHWKRFLSELEVLLLFHHPNILELAAYFTETEKFCLVYPYMRNGTLFDRLQCVGDTAPLPWHIRISILIGISKAIHYLHNVQPCSVICGSISSANILLDDQFQPKLTDFAMAHFRSHLEHQSCTINMTSSSSKHLWYMPEEYIRQGKLSIKTDVYSFGIVIMEVLTGCRVVLDDPKHIQLRDLLRELMEKRGLDSCLSFLDKKVPPCPRNFSAKLFCLAGWCAATRAKLRPSMDEVLNTLESTQASLYFAEDPPTSLKSFRCPSPLFLENVPSIPVEDDESQNNNLLPSDEGLRIDRMTQKTPFECSQSEVMFLSLDKKPESKRNEEACNMPSSSCEESWFPKYIVPSQDLRPYKVNMDPSSEAPGHSCRSRPVESSCSSKFSWDEYEQYKKE